TATTTGAACTACCTCATCAAAATTTTTTGTATCTAAAATTGAATATTCCCTATGATTTTCACTATAAACCTTATATCTTTTAGCAGATATAGGTCCAACGGTATGCAGTCTACCATGTATAACCCTGTTTCCTTTAATAATGCCCTCATCTATAAAACAATATCTATGATAATCATCTACTGTTAATCTAAAAACCAAACAAGTTCCGTTTTTATACTTTTCTGAAAGTTCATCCCCTTTTAATAATTCTGAGCAGGTATATATACTGTTTTTGATATTCATTTTCAAATCATTATCTATTTTGTAAACTAAAAGTTTAGCATCTGCTACTGATATTAAATCTTTATTTATTTTAGAAAACTTTCTTCTAGCTTGTATTATTTTTCTTGTAAAAAAATCATTAAATGAAGTGTATTCAACTTTAGGATAATCTTTCATATCAATTTCGTATTCTTTAATAAAGGGTTCAATTTTTTTAATTGAGCCCTTACTGTTATTAAAAATCGCACTAACTCTTGAAAACACCCTTTTAGTAATAAAAATTTTCAAAAGTATGCGTCCAATATATGTATTATATAAAAATTCTAGTTGCTTACTTTTATACTGCTTTTCATAATAAATCTTTTCTGTACTTCTATCAAAAATCTTAATCATGCTATTTTATAAATACTATTGCAGCTATCATAATTATAGCAAGTATAACCATAACTCCGTATGCTGCTCCTTTAGGTTTTTTTATTTTAATGTTAGCAACAAATAAGAAAGCAACCAAAGCAATAATTATTGTATAAACTAATAGAAATAAATTTCTATTTAAGTAAAAGGATAATAGCCAAAAAAGCGGAAACACCATTGCTGCTGAGGTTACTGGAAGTCCACTGTAATAATCCACAGGTTTATCCCTATTAGTATCCATAACCTTTATATTAAAAAATCCCAATCGAGTAATTGCTGCTATTGTAAGTAATGTATAAATAATTATATGATACCACTTATTTAATCCCATTCCATAAAATATTGCTATAGGTAATGCTGAGAAACACACTACATCTGCCAACGAATCAAGTTGTATTCCAAATAATTTTTCTTCTTCAGTTCTTTTACACGCTCTAGCAACCTTCCCATCAAAAAGATCACAAACTCCAGCCACAACTAAACACAACATTGCATACCTAATACTGTGCTTTCCCGCTAAATACACTCCAAACATTGCTGATATTATTCCTAAATAAGTTATAATTACTGATCTATTATATATTCCTATAAACATGCTTTTCCCTCCTCTAAAATAGTAACTTCACCTGTTGTACCATTGATTGAAATTTTACTGCCATCCTTGATTAATTTTGTAGCATTATATGCACATACTATGCATGGAATACCATATTCCCTAGAAACAATTGCAGCATGACATAATAGTCCACCATACTCTGTAACAATACCTTTTAACATTGCAAATTTACTTGTCCAACCTGTATCTATAAATTTTGTTATTAATATATCGTCTACCTGCAATCTTTCTATTTCATCTAAACTTTCTACTACTCTAGCAGTTCCTGTAACAATACCATTATTACATCCAACTCCAACAATATCAGTACTGCTGCTTTTCTCTTTTAAATCTATTCCTTCAAACTTACAACCAATCTCATTTTCATTTTCAAAATTTCTAAATGAATTATAGTATTTCCTATTTCTTATGATTATAGACCTTATATCCTTATCACTTTTCTTTCCATCTATAAAATCCCATATATCAAAAATTTTCAAATACCATATGTCCTCTTCTTTGTCTATAATTCCATTTTGTTTGTATAATTCAGCAAGTTTTAAGGTATAAATTCTAACTACATAATAAATTTTTGTAGTTATATCTCTAAATTCCTCACGCCACCACAGCATTTCTCTCATATCTTTAACTTCTGAAATAAACTTAGAATATTTTCTATTAGATACTTTACTTTTAAGTTTTTCAAGCTGCTTAAAATATTTTTTTTGCTGACTTTTTTTATCTTCTTTTGGGTTATAACTATCATCCAAAAGCATAGTATCCTTGAACATTTTTATAACAGTTTCTATATCCTCACAGTAGCATGGATAAGTAACATCTAGTTCTTTTTTAGAATGATACCCATAAGCCTTAATATAATTCTTGAACTGCGGAATAAAGTACTTTTTACATTCTTTTTCATATTGTCTTTTTATTTCAACTATACTTGATTCATTCCAAAATTCAAAGCTCTCTTTATCTTTAAGTATATCCCTAGTCATATCCCACATATCATAAAAAGGACGCAAGTGTGATACGCCATCTAATCCACTAATCAAATCCAAGTATTCACTTTTATCAACATACTTCAATAATTTATCCCTAAAAATTGTCTGATGAACAGTATTTATAAATATTTGCCAAAAATACGTTCCTTGACTTTTTAAATAGTCCTTTTTAATAAGCGTATACCAAATATTTTCAAATTCTTTAAGTGAATATATATTTTCGTCTTTTATGTATTTATCATATTTTTCTAATATATCTTTTCTATACTCTACAATATTATTATTTTGATCTTTTAGGATTTTTCTCTGATTTAGTGCTATTTTAATTACATTTAAAATTGTTTTAGGCGTTATTTTAGTTGTATGTCCATCTCCCGTATAGGTAATCTTAACTCCAAATTCATTATCAAAGTCTATCTCCTTATATCCAGGAATTTTTGCCATTGCCTTCTTTACAACACTCATGTTCCAATAAGGCCGTCCAAAAAACATATCTCCTAACTTTCTCAACTCTTTTTCTTTTAGGATCTTTGATTGTACTATAAATTTTTTTAATACAGTTTCCCAAATATATTCATACAAACTCCACATAGCTGGTGTACATACCGAGGCAGAAACTCCACTATCTTTAAAATTAGCTGTTGTCCACTCATCTTTTATTTTTGAATACTTAATCTTTGTAATAGCTCTAACCTGCAAAATATATAGCTTATTCTTCTCTATTGCAAATTCAATATCTGAAGGGTATCCAAGATATGTTTGTATGTCTAATGCCGTACTTGTAAGTTCTTTGAGTTCTTCCTCATTTAACAAACGATTGGTTTTATTATAATCGTATTTATCCTCAAACCAATTATATATATACCTCTCTGGTATTACTTGTCCACTTACTATTGACTCTCCCAAGCCTTCTGCCGTTTCTATAACTATTTCTTTATCAATTCCGGTTATAGGATTTACAGTAAAAGCTATTCCACTTTTCTCTGCCTCTATCATCTCTTGAATTACAATTGCCATTTGAAGATCTTTTAAATCCAGCTTATTATCTACAAAATAAGACAATACGACTTCTGTGTACATGGATTTATAGCACCCAAGAATAGCTTTTTTTATATCCTTAATTCCTTCTACATTTAAAAAAGTTGAATACTGTCCAGCAAAAGAAAAATCCTCTAAATCTTCTTTTAATCCACTACTTCTAACTGCATATTTTGTTCCTTTTTTTAATTTCTTCTCTATTTCTTTTATTATACTGTCTTGAATTATCAAATTCTCAAAAATTTTAAACAAACTACAACTTTTACTAGCTATATTAGATTTATCTATATCTTTTAATATTTCTTCTATTTCTTCTCTTTTTTCATTATGAGAAATGATTTCTGTATATGTATTACTGTCTATAACAAAGCCATCTGGAACTCTAAAACCTTGTTTTTTCATTTTCATTAGAAACTTAGCTTTATTACCAAACTTTTTAGATAGCTCCCCTTCACCAATATCAAAAATCATGTTTTCCATCTCCTAAATATTTTTCTTTAGTTTTAATATATACAATAAAACATTAAGTACATAATGAGTAACTCCACCTAGGAGTACGCACACCAAATAATAACCTAATGTCATTGGATTAAACAAACTAATTACAAAGGCACAGCCCAATATGGAATCCACTTGATCAATTATTACAAAAATAAATCC
The Clostridium felsineum DSM 794 DNA segment above includes these coding regions:
- a CDS encoding phosphatidylserine decarboxylase, which encodes MIKIFDRSTEKIYYEKQYKSKQLEFLYNTYIGRILLKIFITKRVFSRVSAIFNNSKGSIKKIEPFIKEYEIDMKDYPKVEYTSFNDFFTRKIIQARRKFSKINKDLISVADAKLLVYKIDNDLKMNIKNSIYTCSELLKGDELSEKYKNGTCLVFRLTVDDYHRYCFIDEGIIKGNRVIHGRLHTVGPISAKRYKVYSENHREYSILDTKNFDEVVQIEVGALLVGKIKNHSIKNFKRGQEKGYFCFGGSTIVLLFKENIVKIDEDILNYSKEGIETKVKMGEKIGEAND
- a CDS encoding PEP/pyruvate-binding domain-containing protein, which encodes MIFDIGEGELSKKFGNKAKFLMKMKKQGFRVPDGFVIDSNTYTEIISHNEKREEIEEILKDIDKSNIASKSCSLFKIFENLIIQDSIIKEIEKKLKKGTKYAVRSSGLKEDLEDFSFAGQYSTFLNVEGIKDIKKAILGCYKSMYTEVVLSYFVDNKLDLKDLQMAIVIQEMIEAEKSGIAFTVNPITGIDKEIVIETAEGLGESIVSGQVIPERYIYNWFEDKYDYNKTNRLLNEEELKELTSTALDIQTYLGYPSDIEFAIEKNKLYILQVRAITKIKYSKIKDEWTTANFKDSGVSASVCTPAMWSLYEYIWETVLKKFIVQSKILKEKELRKLGDMFFGRPYWNMSVVKKAMAKIPGYKEIDFDNEFGVKITYTGDGHTTKITPKTILNVIKIALNQRKILKDQNNNIVEYRKDILEKYDKYIKDENIYSLKEFENIWYTLIKKDYLKSQGTYFWQIFINTVHQTIFRDKLLKYVDKSEYLDLISGLDGVSHLRPFYDMWDMTRDILKDKESFEFWNESSIVEIKRQYEKECKKYFIPQFKNYIKAYGYHSKKELDVTYPCYCEDIETVIKMFKDTMLLDDSYNPKEDKKSQQKKYFKQLEKLKSKVSNRKYSKFISEVKDMREMLWWREEFRDITTKIYYVVRIYTLKLAELYKQNGIIDKEEDIWYLKIFDIWDFIDGKKSDKDIRSIIIRNRKYYNSFRNFENENEIGCKFEGIDLKEKSSSTDIVGVGCNNGIVTGTARVVESLDEIERLQVDDILITKFIDTGWTSKFAMLKGIVTEYGGLLCHAAIVSREYGIPCIVCAYNATKLIKDGSKISINGTTGEVTILEEGKACL
- a CDS encoding CDP-alcohol phosphatidyltransferase family protein, which translates into the protein MFIGIYNRSVIITYLGIISAMFGVYLAGKHSIRYAMLCLVVAGVCDLFDGKVARACKRTEEEKLFGIQLDSLADVVCFSALPIAIFYGMGLNKWYHIIIYTLLTIAAITRLGFFNIKVMDTNRDKPVDYYSGLPVTSAAMVFPLFWLLSFYLNRNLFLLVYTIIIALVAFLFVANIKIKKPKGAAYGVMVILAIIMIAAIVFIK